The Petrocella atlantisensis genome has a window encoding:
- a CDS encoding sigma-70 family RNA polymerase sigma factor, with protein sequence MSKKIDERTGLIQYFIPIDSKYYETSEEIHEIYYKMDRRERYLEERSAKNELSYEALEEAYYPVEMRMLDKQKTIEDIIMNDFMVEKMFEAISELPDKDKWVIEQIFINGKSVVELAKEIGQTRTTVQSRKTRALNKIKQLMIEKYNI encoded by the coding sequence ATGAGCAAGAAAATTGATGAAAGAACAGGTTTAATACAATATTTTATTCCTATTGATAGCAAGTACTACGAGACCAGTGAAGAAATACATGAAATCTATTACAAGATGGATCGTCGAGAACGTTACCTTGAGGAAAGAAGTGCAAAGAATGAATTGTCTTATGAAGCACTTGAAGAAGCATATTATCCAGTGGAAATGAGAATGTTGGACAAGCAAAAAACAATTGAAGACATTATTATGAATGATTTTATGGTTGAAAAGATGTTTGAAGCGATATCTGAATTACCAGATAAAGATAAATGGGTAATTGAACAAATATTTATTAATGGAAAATCTGTTGTTGAACTAGCAAAAGAAATTGGCCAAACACGTACCACAGTACAGTCAAGAAAAACACGAGCATTAAATAAAATCAAACAACTGATGATTGAAAAATACAATATTTAA